One part of the Nostoc sp. PCC 7120 = FACHB-418 genome encodes these proteins:
- a CDS encoding VOC family protein — MHHASIRTANIHRAIAFYEILGFTVCERFTTGYTLACWMEGLGGRIELIQIPEPKPAPDAFADEHYVGYYHLSFDLTETTPDLPSWLTNLQERVLQVTELSPLKILLEPTQQQIGDRIFEVAFIADTDGLPLEFIRVLAKLN, encoded by the coding sequence ATGCACCACGCCTCTATTCGGACTGCGAATATCCATCGCGCGATCGCCTTTTATGAAATACTAGGATTTACGGTCTGTGAACGCTTCACTACAGGCTATACCCTTGCTTGCTGGATGGAAGGACTGGGCGGCAGAATTGAACTGATCCAAATTCCTGAACCAAAACCAGCCCCAGATGCTTTTGCAGATGAGCATTATGTGGGTTATTATCATTTGTCATTTGATTTAACTGAGACGACTCCAGATTTACCTAGTTGGTTGACAAATTTACAAGAACGTGTTTTACAGGTAACAGAACTATCACCATTGAAGATACTTTTAGAACCGACACAACAGCAAATAGGCGATCGCATTTTTGAAGTGGCCTTTATCGCTGACACTGATGGATTGCCACTGGAATTTATTCGAGTTTTAGCGAAACTTAACTGA
- a CDS encoding TIGR02652 family protein, translated as MMNPALQYPIFGPDIQCPHCRQTIPALTLTDTYLCPRHGAFEANPKNGELVHLQSGRHWRRWNNEWYRQHTHPDGIRFEIHEALDKLYTQGYRATRVVIAKRYQELMSGYLERSTPWRSGQPETSSARLYGLPVEFSPDSTDDPCWEVINFDLDKEPGVPVRYPYFRLFE; from the coding sequence ATGATGAATCCAGCCTTGCAGTACCCTATATTTGGCCCTGATATTCAGTGTCCCCATTGTCGCCAAACCATTCCGGCGCTGACACTGACTGATACCTATTTGTGTCCTCGTCATGGCGCTTTTGAAGCTAATCCCAAAAACGGAGAGCTAGTTCATCTACAGTCTGGTCGCCATTGGCGGAGATGGAACAACGAATGGTATCGACAGCATACTCATCCCGATGGTATTCGGTTTGAAATCCACGAAGCTTTAGATAAGCTATATACCCAAGGCTACAGAGCTACAAGGGTAGTTATCGCCAAGCGTTATCAGGAATTGATGAGTGGTTATTTAGAACGCAGCACACCTTGGCGTTCTGGACAGCCGGAAACCTCATCGGCGAGACTATACGGCTTACCTGTGGAATTTAGTCCCGACTCAACAGATGATCCTTGTTGGGAAGTGATTAATTTTGATTTGGATAAAGAACCGGGTGTTCCTGTGCGCTACCCTTATTTCCGATTATTTGAATAA
- a CDS encoding thioredoxin-like domain-containing protein → MIPRVRAPELPQNYPWLNTEQPLSIKQLNGRVVILDFWTYCCINCLHVLPDLKYLEQKYKDSLTVIGVHSAKFDNEQETENIRQAILRYDIEHPVLVDKDFRVWQEYAVRAWPTLMVIDPKGYVIGYVSGEGNRDKLDQLITQVIQEHQGAINFQQLSLTLEKQRQPLITPLAFPGKVLATPSGLFVADSGHHRIVVSDFNGEILHLIGNGKSGLTDGNFQEAQFSAPQGMAFDMENQILYLADTENHALRRVDINQQTVETIAGTGEQSRNIQPHGGVGLETALNSPWDLVNIENSLYIAMAGVHQIWQMDLASGVIKTYAGTGVEACLDASLTESAFAQPSGITNNEQELYIADSEISSIRGVGLVEPQEVRTVCGSGGLFGFGDVDGQGEDVRLQHCLGVEYFQNYLWVADTYNHKIKSVSPHTGNCQTVLGDGLAGLQNGQGKNTRFFEPSGLSAIDSYLYISDTNNHVIRRVDLRTLEVTTMQFNGLCAPDVCIPNNF, encoded by the coding sequence ATGATCCCCCGTGTAAGAGCGCCAGAATTACCGCAAAATTATCCTTGGTTGAATACTGAACAACCTTTGTCTATTAAGCAACTCAATGGTAGAGTTGTAATTTTAGATTTTTGGACTTACTGTTGTATAAACTGTCTCCACGTTCTGCCAGACTTGAAATATCTGGAACAAAAATATAAAGATAGCCTGACAGTTATTGGTGTCCATTCTGCCAAATTCGACAACGAACAGGAAACCGAAAACATCCGCCAGGCTATATTGCGTTACGATATCGAACACCCAGTATTAGTAGACAAAGATTTTCGTGTATGGCAAGAGTATGCTGTACGTGCTTGGCCTACTTTAATGGTTATCGACCCCAAAGGTTATGTAATTGGCTACGTTTCCGGTGAAGGAAATCGAGATAAGTTAGACCAATTAATTACACAAGTCATTCAGGAACATCAAGGCGCAATTAATTTTCAACAACTCAGTCTGACTTTAGAAAAACAGCGTCAACCATTAATTACACCTCTAGCCTTTCCAGGTAAAGTCCTAGCCACCCCATCCGGGTTATTCGTCGCTGACTCTGGACATCACCGCATAGTTGTGAGTGACTTCAACGGCGAAATTCTGCATTTAATCGGTAATGGAAAGTCAGGCTTAACTGATGGTAATTTTCAGGAAGCACAATTTTCTGCACCCCAGGGAATGGCGTTCGATATGGAAAATCAAATTCTCTACCTCGCTGACACGGAAAATCATGCTTTGCGGCGGGTTGATATCAATCAGCAAACGGTAGAAACCATTGCGGGAACAGGTGAACAAAGCCGTAATATTCAACCGCATGGGGGTGTTGGTTTAGAAACTGCTTTAAACTCCCCTTGGGATTTGGTGAACATTGAAAACAGCTTATACATTGCAATGGCGGGAGTCCATCAAATTTGGCAAATGGATTTAGCAAGCGGTGTGATCAAAACTTATGCTGGTACTGGTGTAGAAGCTTGTCTTGATGCTTCCCTTACAGAATCAGCTTTTGCCCAACCTAGTGGAATCACTAATAACGAACAAGAATTATACATTGCTGATAGCGAGATCAGTTCCATTCGTGGTGTGGGACTAGTGGAACCTCAGGAAGTCAGAACCGTTTGCGGTAGTGGTGGTTTATTCGGTTTTGGTGATGTCGATGGACAAGGTGAAGATGTCCGTTTACAGCATTGTTTAGGGGTGGAATATTTCCAAAATTATTTGTGGGTAGCAGATACATACAACCACAAAATTAAATCAGTTAGTCCTCATACTGGTAATTGTCAAACTGTCCTGGGAGATGGTTTGGCTGGGTTACAAAATGGTCAAGGTAAAAACACTCGCTTTTTTGAACCTTCAGGATTGAGTGCGATAGATTCATATCTGTATATTAGTGATACGAATAATCATGTAATTCGCCGTGTAGATTTGCGTACTTTGGAAGTGACGACGATGCAATTTAATGGTTTGTGTGCGCCTGATGTTTGTATTCCAAATAACTTTTAA
- the map gene encoding type I methionyl aminopeptidase yields MNILTNLLSQTPKPSPAKKQRRGIEIKSPREIDIMRESAKIVATVLKEISGLVKPGMTTADLDAYAEKRIREMGATPSFKGYHGFTGSICSSINNEVVHGIPSHKKVIRTGDVLKVDTGAYFQGFHGDSCITIAVGEVTPDAAKLIRVAEEALYKGIEQVKAGAYLLDLAGAIEDHVKVNGFTVVEEFTGHGVGRNLHEEPSVFNYRTREMPNVKLRAGMTLAIEPILNAGSKHTRTLSDRWTAVTVDNSLSAQFEHTVLVTETGYEILTDRTKV; encoded by the coding sequence ATGAATATTCTCACCAACTTGCTTTCTCAAACACCTAAGCCATCACCTGCCAAAAAACAACGCCGGGGTATTGAAATTAAATCACCCCGCGAAATTGATATTATGCGAGAGTCGGCGAAAATTGTCGCCACCGTACTTAAAGAGATTTCCGGGCTGGTAAAACCAGGAATGACTACGGCTGACTTGGATGCCTATGCTGAAAAGCGTATCCGCGAAATGGGTGCAACACCAAGTTTTAAGGGTTATCACGGCTTTACTGGTTCTATCTGCTCTAGTATTAATAACGAAGTTGTACATGGTATTCCCAGTCACAAAAAAGTAATTCGGACTGGAGATGTATTAAAAGTAGACACAGGTGCTTATTTTCAAGGCTTTCATGGTGATTCCTGTATTACGATCGCTGTTGGTGAAGTAACTCCAGATGCCGCTAAACTGATTCGCGTAGCTGAAGAGGCGTTATATAAGGGCATTGAACAAGTTAAAGCAGGTGCATATCTCCTTGATTTAGCTGGGGCAATTGAGGATCATGTAAAAGTTAATGGCTTTACTGTAGTAGAAGAATTTACGGGACACGGTGTAGGACGGAACCTACATGAAGAACCTTCTGTATTTAACTATCGCACTAGAGAAATGCCCAATGTGAAACTGCGTGCAGGAATGACATTGGCAATTGAACCCATTTTAAATGCAGGTTCTAAACACACCCGGACTTTATCCGATCGCTGGACGGCTGTAACGGTAGATAATTCTCTATCTGCACAATTTGAACATACAGTTTTAGTCACAGAAACCGGTTACGAAATTTTAACTGATCGCACCAAAGTTTAA
- a CDS encoding KGK domain-containing protein: MDNRKILLDSDDVILIGYDAFKVSRLKELIVGQIRSKWDKGTYNQATQKFDGYVRDLLRNISLGDNQYIPIKEIEYKLSIQCQVLKVGNKSWKTGQININIFVISDYKKPDIT; encoded by the coding sequence ATGGATAATAGAAAAATTTTGCTAGATAGTGATGATGTTATCCTAATTGGATATGATGCGTTCAAGGTAAGTAGACTAAAAGAATTAATTGTAGGACAAATCAGAAGTAAGTGGGATAAAGGAACTTACAATCAGGCAACTCAAAAATTTGATGGTTATGTCCGTGATTTATTGAGAAATATCTCTCTTGGAGATAATCAGTATATTCCTATTAAAGAAATAGAATATAAATTGAGCATACAGTGTCAAGTTCTTAAAGTAGGTAATAAAAGCTGGAAAACAGGACAAATCAACATAAATATATTTGTTATTTCTGATTATAAAAAACCGGATATAACGTAA
- a CDS encoding M16 family metallopeptidase codes for MSALSIWYRYRFYVLLLSVSLVTVLFFSNKPAESQYKTTLSRVNSQATLVANNPHQFRVTENVHKTVLDNGLTVFIKEVPTVPIVSVQVWYKFGSRHEESGVNGIAHQLEHMMFKGTKSRPIQFGRLFSALGSDSNAFTSYDQTAYYGTVERDKLKVLLVLEADRMQNALIDADKLASEKRVVISELQGYENSPEYRLNRAVMQAVFPNHPYGLPVGGTKADVEKFPVEKVQEYYQDFYSPENAVLVIVGDCQAKETLATVKEIFGGIPQRQQPTANSQQSIINSQQPTANSPIVLREPGAAGLLQVIYPLPPASHPDMPALEVVDYILTEGRNSRLYKALIESGLASEVEASIGGLQQAGWYELLVTADPDQDIGKIDSVLNKAIANLARTDVKAEELARAKRQLEAAIILSNRTITDQAMQLGNDETTVGNYRFTDYYLSAIRQVTSADVVRVVNKYLPKSHRKVGIFQPTISTSTKEVGNKKSTQRTQENLAGDSSVTSSEVMKYLPSLDITTDNIPQKSQTRLPQQFTLANGLQVFLLPDKSTPTVTLSGYVKAGTEFDPDGQAGLASLVADSLMSGTKTKNASTLAQVLDDRGVTLDFAAYRNGMRIQADSLAEDFPVLIRTLADGLKNSTFPKKELDLNLQQAVTSLKMELDDPGEVARRIFLQSVYPKKHPLHTFPTVESLRKIRRQDVIAFSQKYYRPDTTVLVLMGDFEPQQVRSLIQAEFGDWQASGEPPSINYPQVGLPKTTTRENPVLPGKTQAITYLGYAGIKRQDPRFYAALVLNQILGGDTLSSRLGAQVRDRQGLTYGIYSDFQAEKDFGTFWIEMQTSPEDANKAIASTQQVLEQIHQQGVTASEVETAKRTLIGNYNVSLADPEELTNKILMNQVYGLEPGELHFYNQKIQQVTLTEVNQAASELLHPDQVVVVTAGPSMVARQNVR; via the coding sequence ATGTCTGCATTATCTATCTGGTATCGGTACCGTTTTTATGTGTTATTGTTGAGTGTTTCCTTGGTTACAGTGTTATTTTTCAGTAATAAACCTGCTGAAAGTCAATACAAAACTACATTGAGTCGAGTCAATTCCCAAGCAACATTAGTGGCGAACAATCCCCATCAATTCCGAGTAACAGAAAACGTCCACAAAACCGTTTTGGACAATGGTTTGACCGTATTCATCAAGGAAGTACCGACTGTACCAATTGTAAGTGTACAGGTATGGTACAAGTTTGGCTCACGCCATGAAGAATCAGGTGTCAACGGCATTGCCCATCAGTTAGAACACATGATGTTTAAAGGCACAAAAAGCCGGCCAATTCAATTTGGACGTTTATTTAGTGCTTTAGGTAGTGACTCCAACGCCTTTACTAGTTATGACCAAACAGCATATTACGGCACAGTAGAACGGGATAAGCTCAAAGTGCTGCTGGTCTTGGAAGCAGACAGAATGCAAAACGCTCTCATTGATGCTGACAAATTAGCCAGTGAAAAGCGCGTAGTCATTTCGGAATTGCAGGGTTATGAAAATAGCCCAGAATACCGCCTCAATCGCGCGGTCATGCAGGCAGTGTTTCCCAATCATCCTTATGGCTTACCTGTAGGTGGTACTAAGGCAGATGTAGAAAAATTTCCAGTTGAGAAAGTACAAGAATACTATCAAGACTTTTACAGTCCCGAAAATGCCGTGTTAGTAATTGTCGGCGATTGCCAAGCAAAAGAAACCTTGGCAACAGTAAAAGAGATATTTGGCGGTATTCCTCAGCGTCAACAGCCAACAGCCAACAGTCAACAGTCAATAATCAATAGTCAACAGCCAACAGCCAACAGTCCCATAGTTCTAAGAGAACCAGGTGCGGCGGGACTGTTACAAGTGATTTACCCCCTACCGCCAGCGAGTCACCCGGATATGCCAGCCCTAGAGGTGGTAGATTATATCTTGACTGAAGGGCGCAATTCTCGACTATATAAAGCATTGATAGAATCGGGTTTAGCCAGTGAAGTAGAAGCTTCTATTGGTGGTTTGCAGCAGGCTGGTTGGTATGAATTGTTGGTGACGGCAGATCCAGACCAAGATATAGGTAAAATTGACTCCGTATTGAATAAAGCGATCGCTAATCTTGCCCGCACAGATGTAAAAGCAGAAGAATTAGCTAGAGCCAAAAGACAGTTAGAAGCTGCCATCATTTTGAGTAACCGGACTATCACTGATCAAGCCATGCAGTTAGGCAATGATGAGACAACTGTTGGTAATTATCGCTTTACAGATTATTATTTATCGGCAATTAGGCAAGTAACTTCAGCAGATGTAGTACGGGTAGTTAATAAGTATTTACCAAAATCTCACCGGAAAGTAGGTATTTTTCAACCAACCATATCTACCAGCACCAAAGAAGTTGGCAACAAAAAGTCAACACAACGCACACAAGAAAATCTCGCTGGCGACTCATCTGTAACGTCATCCGAGGTGATGAAGTATCTACCATCTCTAGATATCACAACAGATAATATTCCACAGAAATCTCAAACACGTTTACCACAGCAGTTTACTTTAGCTAATGGTTTACAAGTATTTTTACTACCTGATAAAAGTACACCTACCGTCACCTTGAGTGGTTATGTTAAAGCAGGTACGGAATTTGATCCAGATGGACAAGCAGGTTTAGCCTCATTAGTAGCAGATAGCTTAATGAGTGGGACGAAAACTAAAAATGCTTCGACTTTAGCTCAAGTTTTAGATGATAGGGGTGTGACTTTAGATTTTGCCGCGTACCGCAACGGTATGCGTATCCAAGCCGATAGTTTAGCTGAAGATTTTCCGGTGCTGATTCGGACATTAGCCGACGGACTAAAAAATAGTACATTTCCCAAAAAAGAACTGGACTTAAATCTGCAACAAGCTGTAACTTCTCTGAAAATGGAATTAGATGATCCGGGAGAAGTTGCTAGAAGAATTTTTCTGCAATCGGTCTATCCTAAGAAACATCCCCTACATACCTTTCCGACAGTGGAAAGTCTGCGGAAGATTCGCCGTCAGGATGTGATTGCCTTTAGTCAGAAATATTATCGTCCAGATACTACTGTGTTGGTGCTAATGGGGGATTTTGAACCTCAGCAAGTGCGATCGCTCATTCAAGCAGAATTTGGTGATTGGCAAGCTAGTGGAGAACCCCCAAGTATAAACTATCCCCAGGTTGGACTACCAAAAACTACCACGCGAGAGAATCCAGTATTACCTGGTAAGACCCAAGCTATTACTTACCTTGGTTATGCAGGTATTAAGCGTCAAGATCCGAGATTTTATGCGGCGCTAGTGTTAAACCAAATTTTGGGCGGGGATACCTTATCTAGTAGATTAGGGGCCCAAGTGCGCGATCGCCAAGGTTTAACTTATGGCATTTATAGCGACTTCCAAGCCGAAAAAGATTTTGGGACATTCTGGATTGAAATGCAAACCAGTCCTGAAGATGCGAATAAAGCGATCGCTAGCACCCAGCAAGTACTTGAGCAAATTCACCAACAAGGTGTGACAGCATCAGAAGTAGAGACAGCTAAACGTACCTTGATTGGTAACTATAACGTTTCTTTGGCAGACCCAGAAGAGTTAACCAATAAAATTCTGATGAATCAAGTTTATGGACTAGAACCGGGCGAACTACATTTTTATAATCAAAAAATTCAGCAGGTTACCTTAACTGAAGTTAATCAAGCAGCTAGTGAATTACTCCACCCAGATCAAGTAGTAGTAGTAACGGCTGGGCCTTCTATGGTAGCAAGACAAAATGTAAGGTAA
- a CDS encoding photosystem II protein Y — translation MDIDFRVAIVLAPIAVAAGWAAFNIGAAAIRQVQNFLNREA, via the coding sequence ATGGATATTGATTTTCGTGTAGCGATCGTTTTAGCGCCAATTGCCGTTGCTGCTGGCTGGGCTGCTTTTAATATTGGTGCTGCTGCCATCAGACAAGTTCAAAACTTTTTGAACAGAGAAGCTTAA
- a CDS encoding REP-associated tyrosine transposase, protein MPEYRRAYLPGGTFFLTLVTYERYPIFSNIENISHLRSALAKVRSEMPFEIEGAVVLPDHIHFLWTLPTDDKNYSQRIGRLKVLFTRSIDSKTILPKNLSNSRRKHRESNVWQRRFWEHNIRDEADFEKHLNYIHYNPVKHGLVSCPHLWDYSSFHKFVRRGIYCSNWYCSCSGERIQIPDFDKNLEKIGE, encoded by the coding sequence ATGCCTGAATATCGTCGTGCATATTTGCCAGGTGGGACTTTCTTTTTAACATTGGTAACATACGAACGCTACCCAATATTTTCCAATATAGAAAATATCTCTCACTTGCGTTCTGCTCTAGCAAAAGTACGTTCGGAAATGCCTTTTGAAATAGAGGGCGCAGTTGTTTTGCCAGATCATATCCATTTTCTCTGGACTTTACCTACTGACGACAAAAATTATTCCCAACGAATTGGCAGATTAAAAGTTTTATTTACTCGTTCAATAGATAGTAAAACAATATTACCTAAAAATTTATCTAATTCACGCCGTAAACATCGGGAAAGTAATGTATGGCAACGTCGTTTTTGGGAACATAACATACGTGATGAAGCTGATTTTGAAAAGCATTTGAACTATATCCATTACAATCCAGTTAAGCATGGTTTAGTTTCTTGTCCTCACTTATGGGATTATTCTAGTTTCCATAAATTTGTGAGAAGAGGTATTTATTGTAGCAATTGGTATTGTTCATGTTCTGGGGAGAGAATACAAATACCTGATTTTGATAAAAATTTGGAAAAAATTGGAGAATGA
- a CDS encoding gamma carbonic anhydrase family protein codes for MSTTSYWPSPDFSQAAFIAANAVVMGSVKIAAGASIWYGAVVRADVESIEIGECTNIQDGAILHGDPGLPTVLEDHVTVGHRAVIHSAHIERGSLIGIGAVILDGVRVGAGSIIGAGSIVTKNIPPLSLVVGVPGKVLRPITPEEAADLIQHAERYKKLALVHAGKGSDIGFYPQE; via the coding sequence GTGTCTACCACTTCTTACTGGCCTTCTCCCGATTTTTCTCAAGCCGCCTTCATCGCCGCCAATGCTGTTGTTATGGGTTCAGTCAAAATAGCAGCAGGAGCAAGCATTTGGTACGGAGCAGTAGTGAGGGCAGATGTGGAAAGCATTGAAATTGGTGAATGCACAAATATTCAAGATGGAGCCATTTTACACGGTGATCCTGGTTTGCCAACAGTACTAGAAGACCATGTGACCGTCGGACATCGCGCGGTCATTCATTCTGCCCACATTGAACGTGGCAGTTTGATTGGCATTGGCGCAGTAATTTTAGATGGAGTCCGCGTAGGTGCTGGTAGCATCATAGGTGCTGGATCGATAGTAACTAAAAATATACCCCCGTTATCTCTAGTTGTAGGAGTTCCCGGTAAAGTTTTACGTCCCATCACCCCAGAAGAAGCCGCAGACCTGATTCAACACGCCGAACGTTACAAAAAGTTAGCATTAGTCCATGCTGGTAAGGGTAGTGATATTGGCTTTTACCCGCAAGAGTGA
- a CDS encoding DUF4089 domain-containing protein, with the protein MEMKDQALGVYVEQTALLLDLPIKDEYRDGVVANFERIKAIAQLVNSFPLPEAIEPAPVFEP; encoded by the coding sequence ATGGAGATGAAAGATCAAGCGTTGGGTGTGTATGTTGAACAAACGGCTTTGCTGTTGGATTTGCCGATAAAAGATGAGTACCGGGATGGGGTGGTGGCAAATTTTGAGAGAATAAAAGCGATCGCTCAACTTGTTAACTCATTTCCACTACCAGAAGCAATAGAACCCGCCCCTGTCTTTGAACCATGA
- a CDS encoding DUF952 domain-containing protein, whose product MNTILHITKRQQWEQAKNVGSYHADSLDTEGFIHSSKSIQILKVANRFFHHQTELVLLFIDSDQVKPEIRYEAADGDLFPHIYGELNLDAVYQVIDFEPGEDGLFEVPPEVVSLG is encoded by the coding sequence ATGAATACTATTCTCCATATCACCAAACGTCAACAATGGGAACAAGCAAAAAATGTCGGCAGCTACCATGCTGATTCACTGGATACAGAAGGGTTTATTCACTCTTCTAAATCCATACAAATCCTCAAGGTTGCCAATAGATTTTTTCACCACCAAACGGAATTAGTGTTACTTTTTATCGACTCTGATCAAGTTAAACCAGAAATTCGCTATGAAGCGGCTGATGGTGATTTATTTCCGCATATTTATGGCGAATTAAATCTTGATGCTGTGTATCAGGTGATTGATTTTGAGCCTGGGGAAGATGGGTTGTTTGAGGTGCCGCCAGAGGTTGTAAGTTTAGGGTAG
- a CDS encoding Asp-tRNA(Asn)/Glu-tRNA(Gln) amidotransferase GatCAB subunit A: MNDAVSTAKAIREGKVTAVEVTQAALARIAAQDVELNCFTAVTRETALADAARIDKEMAAGNSPGLLAGVPFAVKNLFDIAGLTTLAGAKINAENPPASRDATAVAKLKQAGAVLVGALNMDEYAYGFVTENSHYGATHNPQDLQRVAGGSSGGSAAAVAAGLVTFSLGSDTNGSIRVPAALCGVFGFKPTYGRLSRAGVALFSSSFDHIGPFARSVGDIATIFDILQGEDDRDPICTQRPANPTLPQLNQDISHIRIAIADDYFQKGATSAALAAVQEVANALNVTNYVTLPEAHRARAAAFVITASEGANLHLDKLRTRPQDFDPATRDRFLAGALIPSNWYIQAQRFRQWYRDRIREVFQNVDVILAPTTPITAPLIGQQTMILDGEEILVRPHLGLFTQPLSFIGLPVLSVPIQCPNALPLGVQLIAAPYNEALILQVAAVLEAQGVVSAVSQVNLGLTR; the protein is encoded by the coding sequence ATGAATGATGCTGTCTCCACCGCTAAAGCTATACGTGAGGGCAAAGTTACCGCCGTAGAGGTGACGCAAGCTGCTTTAGCGCGGATAGCAGCACAGGATGTAGAACTGAATTGTTTTACAGCTGTAACTAGGGAAACGGCTTTGGCGGATGCAGCACGTATTGATAAGGAGATGGCCGCAGGTAATTCTCCTGGGTTACTGGCTGGTGTGCCTTTTGCTGTGAAAAACTTATTTGATATCGCTGGTTTGACGACTCTGGCGGGGGCGAAAATCAATGCCGAAAATCCTCCAGCTAGCCGAGATGCAACGGCAGTAGCCAAGCTGAAACAAGCTGGTGCGGTATTGGTAGGCGCTTTAAATATGGATGAATACGCCTACGGATTTGTTACAGAAAATTCTCATTATGGTGCTACCCATAACCCCCAAGATTTACAGCGAGTGGCTGGGGGTTCCTCTGGTGGTTCGGCGGCGGCGGTGGCGGCTGGGTTGGTTACTTTCAGCTTGGGTTCTGATACTAACGGTTCCATTCGTGTCCCGGCGGCGTTGTGTGGTGTGTTTGGTTTCAAGCCGACTTATGGGCGTTTGTCCCGTGCTGGGGTAGCTTTATTTTCTAGTAGTTTTGACCACATCGGCCCCTTTGCCCGTTCGGTTGGGGATATCGCAACAATATTTGATATTCTGCAAGGAGAAGACGATCGCGATCCTATCTGCACTCAACGACCTGCAAACCCCACTTTACCCCAACTAAATCAAGATATCTCTCATATCAGAATAGCGATCGCTGACGATTATTTCCAAAAAGGGGCAACATCGGCAGCATTAGCAGCCGTGCAGGAAGTAGCCAATGCTTTAAACGTAACCAATTACGTTACTTTACCAGAAGCCCACCGCGCCAGGGCAGCCGCATTTGTAATTACCGCCAGTGAAGGCGCAAATTTACATTTAGATAAATTAAGAACACGTCCCCAGGACTTTGACCCAGCAACACGCGATCGCTTTTTGGCAGGGGCATTAATTCCTAGTAATTGGTATATACAAGCACAACGCTTTCGGCAATGGTACCGCGATCGCATCCGTGAAGTTTTTCAAAATGTCGATGTAATTCTCGCCCCTACCACACCTATTACAGCACCGCTAATAGGTCAACAGACAATGATTTTAGATGGGGAGGAAATTCTAGTGCGTCCCCATTTAGGATTGTTCACTCAACCCTTATCTTTTATTGGCTTACCAGTTTTATCAGTACCAATTCAGTGTCCAAACGCTTTACCTTTGGGTGTGCAGTTAATCGCCGCCCCATACAATGAAGCTTTGATTTTACAGGTGGCGGCTGTATTAGAAGCCCAAGGTGTAGTTTCAGCTGTGAGTCAGGTAAATTTAGGACTTACGCGCTGA
- a CDS encoding plastocyanin/azurin family copper-binding protein yields MISLLSPIVRQICVVFTLLLCFTFTNTNSVLAAKESSDLLKQPVSEITVSLGNSANELKFEPNNLELVAGKRYLLHLNNPSQLKHYFTAKDFADGIWTQKVEAGKVEIKGAIHELELKPGAEAEWVLVAIKPGKYGLRCPIPGHTEAGMTGEIVINP; encoded by the coding sequence ATGATTTCACTTTTATCACCAATAGTTCGTCAGATATGCGTGGTTTTTACCCTGCTGCTATGTTTTACTTTTACTAATACTAATTCTGTATTGGCGGCAAAAGAATCTAGTGATTTACTTAAACAACCCGTTTCGGAAATTACAGTTTCTTTGGGTAATTCTGCTAACGAACTCAAGTTTGAACCAAATAACTTGGAATTAGTCGCTGGTAAACGTTATCTACTACACCTCAACAACCCCAGCCAATTGAAACATTATTTTACTGCCAAAGACTTTGCCGATGGGATTTGGACGCAAAAAGTGGAAGCAGGCAAAGTGGAAATTAAAGGGGCGATTCATGAACTGGAACTTAAGCCTGGTGCTGAAGCTGAATGGGTTCTCGTAGCCATCAAACCAGGAAAATATGGCTTACGCTGTCCCATACCAGGACATACTGAAGCAGGGATGACGGGAGAAATCGTGATCAATCCCTAG